One Paenarthrobacter aurescens TC1 DNA window includes the following coding sequences:
- a CDS encoding acetyltransferase, GNAT family protein (identified by match to protein family HMM PF00583): protein MALLLHGALAYSLYMSPDALVEDIAHLLEVWVAGWSGCRGYESRQEGRFPAALRADKTGDWEYFAHDPSDEEFAALAEKTAEAPTRILTVLTNDVQRYKYLAEQRGLTVTSASQTMMIVDMETQDSEDPWLPDDDLELATSESNGVHHAVVHSGERVAASGRVYVVDGTAVFDKIVTEPDFQRRGLGSFIMKALAAQAFAHDVENGLLLASLDGQKLYSHLGWDVVCHVLMMSSGTEGSDLSGA, encoded by the coding sequence ATGGCTCTGTTGCTTCATGGTGCGCTGGCATACTCTCTCTACATGAGTCCAGACGCCTTGGTTGAAGACATTGCGCACCTCTTGGAAGTCTGGGTAGCCGGTTGGTCCGGCTGCCGCGGCTATGAATCCCGCCAAGAGGGACGTTTCCCTGCCGCGCTTCGCGCCGACAAAACCGGTGATTGGGAGTATTTCGCCCATGACCCTTCGGATGAAGAGTTCGCCGCCCTGGCGGAGAAGACCGCAGAAGCCCCAACCCGGATCCTGACGGTCCTCACCAACGATGTCCAACGGTACAAGTACCTTGCTGAACAGCGCGGACTCACGGTGACGTCAGCCTCACAGACCATGATGATCGTGGACATGGAAACCCAGGATTCCGAGGACCCTTGGCTTCCTGACGATGACCTTGAACTTGCAACCTCGGAATCCAACGGCGTCCATCATGCGGTGGTTCACTCCGGTGAACGGGTTGCTGCCAGCGGCCGGGTCTACGTCGTCGACGGCACCGCTGTTTTTGACAAGATCGTCACTGAACCCGATTTCCAGCGCCGTGGCCTGGGAAGCTTCATCATGAAGGCCCTCGCGGCCCAAGCCTTTGCGCACGATGTTGAAAACGGACTGCTCCTGGCATCGCTGGATGGCCAAAAGCTCTACTCCCACTTGGGATGGGACGTGGTGTGCCACGTCCTCATGATGTCCAGCGGCACCGAAGGATCGGATCTGTCAGGAGCGTAG